A window from Mycobacterium botniense encodes these proteins:
- a CDS encoding mycofactocin-coupled SDR family oxidoreductase: MGRVEGKVAFVTGAGRGQGRSHAVRLAEEGADIIAVDICRDIESIGYPMARPEDLDETARLIEKTGRNVVTAQADVREATQLRAALDNGLAEFGKLDIVVAQAGVAGMFGQPPLQAWCDVMDTNLIGTLNAIQVALPHLDEGASIIATASTAALMDVAKKDNPGADPGGMAYLYSKRLIAEYVHVLATELAPRGIRANVIHPTNTNTPMLQSQPMYRSFRPDLEHPTRADAEPVFAVQQAMTIPYVEPEDISNAVLWLASDEARYVTGMQLRVDAGGYLKWYDYHI; encoded by the coding sequence GTGGGACGTGTTGAAGGCAAGGTCGCATTCGTTACCGGGGCCGGCCGGGGCCAAGGCCGCAGCCACGCGGTGCGGTTGGCCGAAGAGGGCGCTGACATTATCGCCGTCGACATTTGCCGGGACATCGAGTCGATCGGATACCCGATGGCGCGGCCGGAAGATCTCGACGAGACCGCGCGGCTGATCGAAAAGACCGGCCGGAACGTGGTAACTGCGCAGGCCGACGTGCGCGAGGCCACGCAACTGCGCGCAGCGCTGGATAACGGTCTGGCCGAGTTCGGCAAGCTCGACATCGTCGTCGCGCAAGCCGGCGTAGCCGGCATGTTCGGCCAGCCGCCGCTGCAGGCCTGGTGCGATGTGATGGACACCAATCTGATCGGCACTCTCAACGCCATCCAGGTGGCGCTGCCGCACCTGGATGAGGGCGCCTCGATCATCGCTACCGCTTCCACCGCCGCCCTGATGGACGTCGCCAAGAAGGACAATCCCGGAGCGGACCCCGGCGGCATGGCCTACCTGTATTCCAAGCGGCTGATCGCCGAATATGTCCACGTGCTGGCCACCGAGCTGGCACCGCGCGGGATCCGCGCGAACGTGATTCACCCGACCAACACCAACACCCCGATGCTGCAGAGCCAGCCGATGTACCGGTCCTTCCGACCAGACCTGGAGCATCCGACCCGGGCAGACGCCGAGCCAGTTTTTGCGGTACAACAGGCGATGACAATTCCCTATGTTGAGCCGGAGGACATCAGCAACGCCGTGTTGTGGCTGGCCTCTGATGAGGCGAGATACGTCACGGGCATGCAGCTGCGCGTTGACGCGGGCGGCTACCTGAAATGGTACGACTACCACATCTGA
- a CDS encoding SDR family NAD(P)-dependent oxidoreductase yields the protein MRTAVVTGGSSGIGRAVARRLHADGHRVATIDLKPAETEFAYTADVTDRSQVDAALSAIRAQLGPVTILVNAAGLDGFKRFAHITFEDWQRIIDVNLNGVFHTIQAVLPDMVEAGWGRIVNISSSSTHSGVPYMAHYVAAKSAVNGLTKSLALEYGPSGITVNAVPPGFIDTPMLRAAAERGYLGDIEKNIQATPVRRIGKPEDIAAACAFLVSEEAGYITGQILGVNGGRNT from the coding sequence GTGAGAACCGCGGTCGTCACCGGGGGCAGCTCCGGCATCGGCCGCGCCGTCGCGCGTCGGCTGCACGCCGACGGTCACCGCGTCGCCACCATCGACCTCAAGCCGGCTGAGACGGAGTTCGCCTACACCGCCGATGTGACCGACCGATCCCAGGTGGACGCGGCGCTCTCGGCGATCCGCGCGCAGCTGGGACCGGTGACGATACTTGTCAACGCCGCCGGCCTGGACGGGTTCAAAAGGTTCGCCCACATCACCTTCGAGGACTGGCAGCGGATCATCGACGTCAACCTCAACGGCGTCTTCCACACGATTCAGGCGGTGCTGCCTGACATGGTGGAAGCTGGCTGGGGCCGGATCGTCAACATCTCATCGTCGAGCACGCACTCCGGTGTCCCCTATATGGCGCACTACGTGGCGGCGAAATCGGCGGTCAACGGGCTCACCAAATCGCTGGCGCTCGAGTACGGTCCCAGCGGCATCACGGTGAACGCGGTGCCGCCGGGTTTCATCGACACCCCGATGCTGCGCGCGGCCGCCGAACGCGGCTATCTCGGCGATATTGAGAAGAACATCCAGGCGACCCCGGTCCGGCGGATCGGCAAACCCGAAGACATCGCCGCCGCGTGTGCCTTCCTGGTGTCCGAGGAGGCGGGCTACATCACCGGCCAGATCCTGGGCGTCAACGGCGGCCGGAATACCTAA
- a CDS encoding aldehyde dehydrogenase family protein yields MQQQDTAAVLAGEAQSTGGDIAQVGRRLLIDGRLVAADRRFPSINPASGVLLGYAPDAGVTEARAAIAAARRAFDTTAWPTDIELRIRCLGQLHQALLDHADELRELTIAEVGATRALTHGPQLDEPIAIVRYYADLLRTYPMTEDLGEAESRGMRHHRWVEKEAAGVVGAIIAYNYPNQLALAKLSPALAAGCTVVLKGAPDTPLVTLALGELIANHTDIPPGVVNVLSSSDPAVGEALTTSPDVDVITFTGSTATGRRIMAAASDTVKRVFLELGGKSAVILLDDADFTAASMFAAFSMVTHAGQGCALTSRLLVPKTKHDEIVELIAANFAKVRHGDPADPKTLMGPLISERQRDKVDGMVQRAIAAGATLVTGGKKVDPGFFYAPTLLTNVDPNSEIAQEEIFGPVLVVIAFDNDDDAVRIANNSIYGLAGAVFSRDQDRALAVARRIRTGSFSINGGNYFAPDCPFGGFKQSGVGREMGVAGLEEFLERKTFAVPVSEPMSGTAR; encoded by the coding sequence ATGCAACAGCAGGATACGGCGGCGGTCCTCGCGGGGGAGGCGCAGTCAACCGGGGGGGACATCGCCCAGGTCGGGCGGCGGCTGCTGATCGACGGCCGGCTGGTCGCCGCCGATCGGAGGTTCCCGTCGATTAATCCTGCCAGCGGTGTGTTGTTGGGGTACGCCCCGGATGCCGGGGTCACCGAGGCCCGGGCGGCAATTGCGGCGGCGCGGCGCGCCTTCGACACCACGGCCTGGCCCACCGACATCGAGCTGCGAATACGCTGCCTGGGTCAGCTGCACCAGGCTTTGCTCGACCACGCCGATGAGCTGCGCGAGCTCACCATCGCCGAGGTCGGTGCCACCCGGGCGCTCACCCACGGGCCGCAACTGGATGAGCCGATCGCAATCGTGCGCTACTACGCCGACCTGCTGCGCACCTATCCGATGACCGAGGATCTCGGAGAGGCCGAATCCCGCGGCATGCGCCATCACCGGTGGGTCGAAAAGGAAGCCGCCGGAGTGGTCGGGGCGATCATCGCCTACAACTACCCGAACCAGCTCGCGCTGGCCAAGCTGTCCCCGGCGCTGGCTGCCGGCTGTACCGTGGTGCTCAAAGGTGCACCGGACACCCCGCTGGTGACATTGGCGCTGGGGGAGCTGATCGCCAACCACACCGACATCCCGCCGGGCGTGGTCAACGTACTGAGTTCGTCGGATCCAGCCGTTGGAGAAGCGCTGACCACCAGTCCTGATGTCGACGTCATCACCTTCACCGGGTCCACCGCGACCGGCCGGCGGATCATGGCCGCGGCCAGCGACACCGTCAAGCGGGTCTTCCTCGAGCTCGGCGGCAAATCGGCGGTCATCCTGCTCGACGACGCCGACTTCACCGCCGCCAGTATGTTTGCGGCGTTTTCGATGGTCACCCATGCCGGCCAGGGCTGCGCGCTGACATCGCGGTTGCTGGTTCCCAAAACGAAGCATGACGAAATCGTGGAACTGATCGCGGCCAATTTCGCCAAGGTGCGCCACGGCGACCCAGCCGACCCGAAAACCTTGATGGGACCGCTGATCAGCGAGCGTCAGCGCGACAAGGTCGACGGTATGGTCCAGCGCGCGATAGCCGCCGGGGCGACCTTGGTCACCGGCGGCAAGAAAGTGGACCCCGGCTTCTTCTATGCACCGACCCTGCTCACCAACGTCGATCCGAACAGCGAAATCGCACAAGAGGAGATCTTCGGGCCCGTGCTCGTCGTCATCGCCTTCGACAATGACGACGATGCCGTGCGCATCGCCAATAACTCGATCTACGGTCTCGCCGGTGCGGTCTTCAGCCGCGATCAGGATCGGGCCTTGGCGGTGGCGCGCCGGATCCGCACCGGATCGTTTTCTATCAACGGCGGCAACTACTTCGCGCCGGACTGCCCGTTCGGCGGTTTCAAGCAATCGGGTGTGGGCCGGGAGATGGGCGTGGCCGGGCTCGAGGAGTTCTTGGAGCGCAAGACGTTTGCTGTGCCGGTGTCTGAGCCTATGTCCGGGACGGCCCGATGA
- a CDS encoding CaiB/BaiF CoA transferase family protein has product MRPLDGIRVVEVAMYGFVPSAGAVLAEWGADVIKVEHAVTGDPQRGLRQTGNLRVEGDPNPNIEHANRGKRSIGLDISVPQGKEVLYELARRSDVFLTSFLPGHRQKFGIDVDDIRGVNPKIIYARGSAFGPRGAEAGKGGYDMTAFWCRAGTAATITPPGMEGMIGPPGPAYGDTISGTNLAGGIAAALLKRERTGEPSIVDVSLLGSGLWSMGHTVALTVHLGRRLEAPPPGVHGSPVNPLVGVYATSDGRYISFVMMQPGKYWADVCRHIERPELADDPRFASDEQLAANTGEAVAILSEVIGKRTLAEWTERFATLAGQWAPVQDTLQAAHDPQIRANEYIVQAGELELVANPVQFEVTAPQSGPAPKFAEHTDEILAELGLDWDRIIELKTAGAVT; this is encoded by the coding sequence ATGAGACCACTGGACGGCATCCGCGTGGTGGAAGTTGCGATGTACGGGTTCGTCCCGTCGGCGGGCGCGGTGCTGGCCGAGTGGGGCGCCGATGTCATCAAAGTCGAGCACGCGGTCACCGGCGATCCGCAGCGCGGGCTGCGGCAGACCGGCAACTTGCGCGTCGAAGGGGACCCCAACCCCAACATCGAGCACGCCAACCGCGGCAAGCGCAGCATCGGCCTGGACATCTCGGTGCCCCAAGGCAAGGAAGTGCTCTATGAGCTGGCGCGCCGCTCGGATGTCTTTTTGACGAGTTTCCTGCCGGGACATCGGCAAAAGTTCGGTATCGACGTCGACGATATTCGCGGGGTGAACCCGAAGATCATCTACGCGCGCGGCAGCGCGTTCGGGCCGCGCGGGGCAGAGGCGGGCAAAGGTGGCTACGACATGACCGCCTTTTGGTGCCGGGCCGGAACCGCCGCCACCATCACCCCGCCCGGGATGGAAGGCATGATCGGGCCGCCCGGGCCGGCGTACGGCGACACCATCTCCGGCACCAACCTCGCCGGTGGTATCGCGGCTGCGCTGCTCAAACGCGAACGCACCGGTGAACCCTCGATCGTGGACGTCTCGTTGCTCGGCAGTGGTCTGTGGTCGATGGGGCACACGGTGGCGTTGACGGTGCACCTTGGCCGGCGGTTGGAGGCGCCCCCACCGGGCGTGCACGGGTCGCCCGTCAATCCCCTGGTGGGGGTGTACGCCACCTCGGACGGCCGGTACATCTCTTTTGTGATGATGCAGCCCGGAAAGTACTGGGCCGACGTGTGCCGCCACATCGAGCGGCCGGAACTCGCCGACGATCCCCGGTTTGCCAGCGACGAGCAGCTCGCCGCCAATACCGGCGAGGCGGTGGCGATTCTCAGCGAAGTCATCGGGAAGCGGACACTCGCCGAGTGGACGGAGCGTTTCGCGACGCTGGCAGGGCAGTGGGCGCCGGTGCAGGACACGTTGCAGGCGGCTCACGATCCACAGATCCGGGCGAACGAATACATCGTGCAGGCCGGTGAACTCGAACTGGTCGCCAACCCCGTGCAATTCGAAGTCACCGCGCCACAGAGCGGGCCGGCGCCGAAATTCGCCGAGCACACCGATGAAATCCTGGCTGAACTCGGGCTGGACTGGGACCGCATCATCGAACTCAAGACAGCCGGTGCGGTCACCTAG
- a CDS encoding MlaE family ABC transporter permease translates to MATNGPDRWSPGVTFGRDLAAPMQAVGGLFAMAADAVKFAFRRPFYWREFLEQAWFVARVSLAPTLLVAIPFTVLVSFTLNILLRELGAADLSGAGAAFGAVTQVGPLVTVLIVAGAGATAMCADMGSRTIREEIDAMEVLGINPVQRLVTPRMLAAGLVALLLNSLVVIIGILGGYTFSVFVQDVNPGAFAAGITLLTGVPEVIISCVKAALFGLIAGLVACYRGLTITGGGAKAVGNAVNETVVYAFMALFVVNVVVTAIGIQMTAK, encoded by the coding sequence ATGGCGACTAACGGGCCGGACCGGTGGTCTCCGGGTGTGACGTTCGGGCGCGATCTCGCGGCGCCGATGCAAGCCGTCGGTGGTCTGTTCGCAATGGCCGCGGACGCAGTCAAGTTCGCATTTCGCCGGCCGTTTTATTGGCGGGAATTCCTCGAGCAGGCCTGGTTCGTCGCTCGGGTCTCCCTGGCGCCAACATTGTTGGTGGCCATCCCGTTCACCGTGCTGGTCAGCTTCACACTCAACATTTTGTTGCGCGAACTGGGTGCGGCCGACCTGTCCGGGGCAGGTGCTGCGTTCGGCGCGGTTACCCAGGTCGGCCCCCTGGTGACCGTCTTGATCGTGGCCGGTGCCGGTGCCACCGCGATGTGCGCGGACATGGGCTCACGAACCATTCGCGAAGAGATCGACGCCATGGAGGTGCTGGGCATCAACCCAGTACAGCGGTTGGTGACCCCGCGCATGCTGGCAGCGGGGCTGGTCGCGCTGCTGCTGAACAGTCTGGTGGTCATCATCGGGATTTTGGGCGGCTACACCTTCTCGGTGTTCGTCCAAGATGTCAACCCCGGCGCGTTCGCCGCCGGTATCACCTTGCTGACCGGAGTGCCCGAGGTGATCATTTCCTGCGTCAAGGCGGCACTGTTCGGCCTGATCGCCGGATTAGTCGCCTGTTATCGGGGGTTGACGATCACGGGCGGGGGCGCCAAAGCAGTCGGTAACGCGGTCAACGAAACCGTGGTGTATGCGTTCATGGCATTGTTCGTCGTCAACGTAGTGGTCACCGCTATCGGTATCCAGATGACGGCCAAATAG
- a CDS encoding ABC transporter permease → MTLRATYPRLTRELERPFTTVLTTLNRIGDHTLFYGKALAGAPFATAHYRREVVRLIAEISMGAGTLAMIGGTVVIVGFLTLAAGGTLAVQGYSSLGNIGIEALTGFLAAFINVRISAPVVAGIGLAATFGAGVTAQLGAMRINEEIDALESMAIRPISYLVSTRLVAGMIAITPLYSIAVILSFVASRGVTVFLFGQSAGLYDHYFNTFLNPIDLLWSFLQAVLMALTILLIHTYYGYFASGGPSGVGVAVGNAVRTSLVVVVSVTLLVSLSIYGANGNFNLSG, encoded by the coding sequence GTGACGCTTCGAGCCACCTATCCGCGACTGACCCGCGAACTTGAGCGGCCGTTCACCACCGTGCTGACCACGCTGAACCGCATCGGCGACCACACCCTGTTTTACGGCAAGGCGCTGGCCGGGGCGCCGTTCGCCACCGCCCACTATCGGCGGGAAGTGGTGCGGCTGATCGCCGAAATCAGCATGGGCGCAGGCACGTTGGCGATGATCGGCGGAACCGTGGTGATCGTCGGCTTCTTGACGCTGGCTGCCGGCGGGACGTTGGCGGTCCAGGGCTACAGCTCGCTGGGCAATATCGGTATCGAGGCGTTGACCGGGTTTTTGGCGGCTTTTATCAACGTGCGTATCTCCGCCCCGGTGGTCGCCGGCATCGGCCTGGCAGCCACCTTCGGCGCCGGCGTGACCGCCCAGTTGGGCGCCATGCGGATCAACGAGGAAATCGACGCGCTGGAGTCCATGGCAATTCGCCCGATTTCGTATCTGGTGTCCACCCGCCTGGTGGCGGGGATGATCGCAATCACCCCCCTCTATTCCATCGCGGTCATCTTGTCATTCGTGGCGAGCCGGGGGGTGACGGTGTTTTTGTTCGGGCAATCCGCCGGCCTCTACGACCACTACTTCAACACCTTCCTCAATCCGATCGATTTGTTGTGGTCGTTTCTGCAGGCCGTCCTGATGGCACTGACGATTCTGCTGATCCATACCTACTACGGTTATTTCGCCTCGGGTGGACCCAGTGGTGTCGGTGTCGCGGTAGGTAACGCGGTGCGCACCTCGCTGGTCGTGGTGGTATCGGTGACCTTGCTAGTCTCGCTGTCCATCTATGGCGCCAACGGCAACTTCAACCTGTCCGGGTGA
- a CDS encoding MCE family protein: MRPLAGLATIAVIAGIFAVAATLFRGGFTSTVPVTVLSPRAGLVMNPDAKVKMRGVQVGKVASIEPLPNGQAALRLAIYPSQLRFIPANVLVDITSSTVFGAKFVDLVPPAEPSPQHLRAGEVLDTKHVMVEINTVFQQLTSVLSKIEPEKLNETLGALAKAFSGRGAKLGQALSDLDSFLATVDPSLPALNRDIAMSPPVFNAYADAAPDLVKTAANATKISKTIVDEQRNLDALLVSAIGLADIGNDVVGSNRKPLTEVLHLLVPTTDLTNQYNKALNCGLAGVGVLAKGFPLYEPGIAISASLTWGAERYRYPTHLPKVAATGGPQCLDLPRIPFGSYEPYVVADVGANPWEYGNQQLLINSDLLKQLLYGPIAGPPRNSAQIGEPG; encoded by the coding sequence CTGCGTCCTCTGGCGGGTCTGGCAACGATCGCCGTGATCGCCGGGATTTTCGCCGTGGCCGCGACCCTCTTTCGCGGCGGCTTCACCTCCACCGTGCCGGTGACTGTGCTGTCGCCGCGCGCCGGCCTGGTGATGAACCCGGACGCCAAGGTGAAGATGCGCGGTGTGCAGGTGGGCAAGGTTGCCTCGATCGAGCCGCTACCCAACGGCCAAGCAGCTCTTCGCCTGGCGATCTATCCGTCGCAGCTGCGTTTCATTCCGGCAAATGTGCTGGTCGACATCACATCGTCGACGGTTTTCGGAGCCAAGTTTGTCGACCTGGTGCCGCCGGCCGAGCCCTCACCGCAGCATCTGCGCGCCGGAGAGGTGCTCGACACCAAACACGTCATGGTTGAAATCAACACTGTTTTTCAGCAGTTGACATCCGTACTGTCCAAGATCGAGCCGGAAAAACTGAACGAGACCCTGGGCGCGTTGGCGAAAGCGTTCAGCGGCCGGGGCGCCAAACTGGGCCAGGCGCTAAGCGACCTGGATTCTTTTCTGGCCACGGTGGATCCCAGCCTTCCCGCCCTCAACCGCGACATCGCGATGTCACCGCCGGTGTTCAATGCGTACGCCGACGCGGCACCGGATCTGGTCAAAACTGCCGCCAATGCGACCAAGATCAGCAAGACCATCGTCGATGAGCAACGCAACCTGGATGCGTTGCTGGTCAGCGCGATCGGTTTGGCCGACATCGGAAACGACGTGGTGGGCAGCAACCGCAAACCGCTCACCGAGGTCCTGCACCTGCTGGTGCCCACCACCGATCTGACCAACCAGTACAACAAGGCCCTGAACTGCGGCCTTGCCGGGGTCGGGGTGTTGGCGAAGGGTTTCCCGTTGTATGAACCAGGAATCGCGATATCGGCCAGCCTCACGTGGGGCGCCGAGCGCTACCGGTATCCGACGCATTTACCGAAAGTCGCCGCGACGGGCGGCCCACAATGCCTGGACCTGCCGAGGATTCCGTTCGGCTCCTATGAGCCGTACGTGGTCGCCGATGTCGGCGCGAACCCTTGGGAATACGGGAACCAGCAGCTGCTGATCAACTCTGACCTTCTCAAACAGCTGCTCTACGGTCCGATCGCTGGTCCACCGCGCAACTCCGCCCAGATCGGAGAGCCCGGATGA